The following are encoded together in the Girardinichthys multiradiatus isolate DD_20200921_A chromosome X, DD_fGirMul_XY1, whole genome shotgun sequence genome:
- the LOC124862298 gene encoding prohibitin 1, translating into MAKLFESIGKLGLALAIGGGVVNSALFNVDAGHQAVIFDRFRGVQDVVVGEGTHFLIPWVQKPIIFDCRSRPRNVPVITGSKDLQNVNITLRILFRPVTTQLPRIFTSIGEDYDERVLPSITTEVLKAVVARFDAGELITQRELVSRQVSEDLTERASTFGLILDDVSLTHLTFGKEFTEAVEMKQVAQQEAERARFVVEKAEQQKQATIISAEGDSQAALLIANSLMDAGDGLVELRKLEAAEDIAFQLSRSRNVTYLPAGQGTLLQLPQ; encoded by the exons ATGGCCAAGCTGTTTGAGTCCATTGGAAAGTTGGGGCTCGCCCTCGCCATCGGTGGAGGTGTTGTGAACTCCGCCCTCTTTAATG ttGATGCAGGGCATCAGGCTGTAATATTTGACAGATTCCGTGGTGTACAGGATGTAGTCGTTGGTGAAGGCACTCACTTCCTCATTCCTTGGGTTCAGAAGCCCATCATCTTTGATTGTCGATCCCGTCCACGCAATGTGCCTGTCATCACTGGCAGCAAAG ATCTGCAGAATGTTAACATCACACTGCGTATCCTCTTCCGGCCGGTGACGACCCAGCTGCCCCGTATCTTCACCAGTATTGGTGAAGATTACGATGAGAGGGTGCTACCGtccatcaccacagaggtcttAAAGGCTGTTGTC GCTCGGTTTGATGCAGGGGAGCTCATCACTCAGAGAGAACTTGTGTCTCGGCAGGTCAGTGAGGACCTTACGGAAAGGGCTTCCACCTTCGGGCTCATCTTGGATGACGTATCACTG acacaCTTGACCTTTGGTAAGGAATTCACAGAGGCTGTTGAGATGAAGCAGGTGGCCCAGCAGGAGGCTGAGAGAGCCCGTTTTGTTGTAGAAAAG GCCGAGCAACAGAAGCAGGCTACCATCATTTCAGCAGAGGGAGATTCTCAGGCCGCCTTGCTCATTGCCAACTCCCTGATGGATGCCGGTGATGGTTTGGTGGAGCTTCGTAAGCTGGAGGCCGCAGAAGATATCGCCTTTCAGCTCTCACGCTCCCGCAATGTCACTTACCTGCCGGCAGGACAGGGCACGTTGCTGCAGCTGCCTCAGTGA